A single genomic interval of Chitinophaga sp. 180180018-3 harbors:
- a CDS encoding LLM class flavin-dependent oxidoreductase: MKKIGFLSFGHWSDHPAYKTRTASDTLLQSIDLAVAAEEIGLDGAYFRVHHFAAQLASPFPLLSAIGAKTSKIEMGTGVIDMRYENPLYMVEDAGAADLISEGRLQLGISRGSPEQVIDGWRYFGYELTEGETDAEMGRRKALEFLDKLKGVGFAQPNPYPMFPNPPGLLRLEPYSEGLRERIWWGAASNATAVWAAENGMYLQSSTLKYDESGKPFHIQQAEQIRLYKDAWKKAGHNREPRVSVSRSIFALVNDQDRHFFGRETNRVDQIGMIEANKRAIFGRSYAAEPDQLIKELAEDEAIQEADTILLTIPNTLGVDYNLHVLSSILEHVAPGLGWR; this comes from the coding sequence ATGAAGAAAATAGGATTCTTATCGTTTGGACATTGGTCTGACCATCCTGCTTATAAGACCCGCACAGCGAGTGACACATTGCTTCAATCTATTGACCTGGCTGTTGCAGCGGAAGAAATTGGTTTAGATGGGGCCTATTTTCGCGTGCATCATTTTGCTGCTCAGTTGGCATCACCATTTCCTTTGCTTTCGGCTATCGGGGCCAAAACCAGCAAAATAGAGATGGGAACAGGCGTAATCGATATGCGTTATGAAAATCCACTGTACATGGTGGAAGATGCGGGAGCTGCAGATTTAATTTCGGAGGGGCGGTTGCAGTTGGGAATCAGCAGAGGTTCGCCGGAGCAGGTAATCGATGGATGGCGTTATTTCGGATATGAGTTAACCGAAGGAGAAACTGATGCAGAAATGGGACGCCGTAAAGCGCTGGAATTCCTGGATAAGTTAAAAGGTGTTGGCTTTGCCCAGCCTAATCCATATCCGATGTTTCCGAATCCTCCGGGCTTACTACGCCTGGAACCGTACTCGGAAGGACTGCGGGAACGCATTTGGTGGGGCGCTGCTTCTAATGCTACTGCTGTTTGGGCCGCTGAAAATGGAATGTACCTTCAAAGTTCTACCCTGAAGTACGATGAAAGTGGCAAACCTTTTCATATACAGCAGGCCGAGCAGATCAGATTGTACAAAGATGCATGGAAAAAAGCCGGGCACAATCGTGAACCGAGGGTGTCGGTGAGCCGGTCTATTTTCGCATTGGTAAACGACCAGGATCGCCATTTCTTTGGACGTGAAACCAATCGGGTTGATCAAATCGGAATGATTGAAGCGAATAAGCGGGCCATTTTCGGAAGAAGCTATGCTGCAGAGCCGGATCAACTCATAAAAGAATTGGCAGAGGACGAAGCGATTCAGGAGGCAGATACCATCCTTTTGACAATACCCAATACATTAGGAGTTGATTACAATCTACATGTATTGTCTTCTATTTTAGAGCATGTGGCGCCCGGATTGGGTTGGCGCTAA
- the cas6 gene encoding CRISPR-associated endoribonuclease Cas6, which translates to MRFVLKLHTAAAKPVIPANYAYPLSASIYRILSHADSSYAAYLDEEGYGNGFKLFSFSQINCPFQENGDRLRLLNRELSFFISFHLPDTAETFIKDLFHSEMIGISDKKSKTGFVVREIEILPNPVQDYKERTIVQLVLKPLSPIVAGMPDKAGYDFLSPVDVRFIPNLLHNWKCKIASCYDEATASSALLQLEPVFLETPPKPRVIILNGGTTTEKRMTGWMNFELQATAERRFVELLLNAGMGLYNGQGMGYVSE; encoded by the coding sequence ATGCGCTTTGTCCTTAAACTTCATACCGCAGCCGCAAAACCGGTTATACCGGCGAACTATGCCTATCCGCTGTCCGCTTCCATATACCGGATACTATCCCATGCAGATAGTAGCTACGCTGCTTATCTTGATGAAGAAGGATACGGAAATGGATTCAAACTGTTCAGCTTCTCGCAGATCAATTGTCCGTTTCAGGAAAACGGCGATCGCCTGCGACTCCTGAACCGCGAGCTGTCCTTTTTTATCTCTTTTCACCTGCCCGACACTGCGGAAACATTTATCAAAGATCTTTTCCACTCAGAAATGATTGGTATTTCCGACAAAAAGTCGAAAACAGGCTTTGTGGTGCGTGAAATAGAAATCCTGCCTAATCCCGTGCAGGATTATAAAGAACGAACAATCGTACAACTGGTACTGAAACCCTTATCCCCGATCGTTGCCGGCATGCCGGATAAAGCTGGTTATGATTTCCTCTCTCCGGTCGATGTCAGATTTATCCCTAACCTATTACACAACTGGAAATGCAAAATCGCTTCCTGCTATGATGAAGCCACTGCAAGCAGCGCGTTATTGCAATTGGAACCAGTTTTCCTGGAAACTCCTCCTAAACCAAGAGTGATCATCCTCAACGGCGGAACTACAACTGAAAAAAGAATGACGGGCTGGATGAACTTTGAACTACAGGCTACAGCTGAAAGAAGATTTGTAGAGCTGTTACTGAATGCAGGCATGGGACTATATAACGGGCAGGGGATGGGGTATGTAAGCGAATAA
- a CDS encoding DUF2938 domain-containing protein: MTAIIIKTVLIGVGATIVMDIWALFLKYIFQIPSLNYAFVGRWIGHCSSGKFMHNSIAAAAPISGETAIGWCAHYMIGITFSFLLVIIEGPQWIQAPTFWPALLVGVITIVAPFFIMQPGMGMGMAASKTPKPMVARFRSLLAHSVYGIGLYLAAKLLMVIA; the protein is encoded by the coding sequence ATGACAGCAATTATCATAAAAACAGTGCTGATAGGAGTAGGGGCAACTATTGTAATGGATATATGGGCGTTATTCTTAAAATATATTTTTCAGATTCCATCGCTCAATTATGCCTTTGTAGGCCGATGGATAGGACATTGTTCATCCGGAAAATTTATGCATAATAGTATTGCTGCGGCTGCTCCGATTTCCGGAGAAACGGCCATAGGCTGGTGCGCGCATTATATGATAGGGATTACCTTTTCATTTCTGCTGGTGATAATAGAGGGGCCGCAATGGATACAGGCGCCTACGTTTTGGCCTGCACTACTGGTAGGAGTGATTACGATCGTTGCACCTTTCTTTATTATGCAGCCGGGAATGGGCATGGGCATGGCGGCATCTAAAACGCCAAAGCCAATGGTAGCCCGGTTCAGAAGCCTGCTGGCACACTCCGTATATGGGATAGGGTTATACCTCGCAGCAAAACTGCTGATGGTTATTGCCTGA
- a CDS encoding FAD-dependent monooxygenase → MIPFSTSHHVIIAGGGIGGLTLALFLKKAGISCDIFEAYTYKASAGGGFNIAPNGMNVLDSLGLAQQVIAAGAVASEFHMRNGQGKMIARMANGAVKKYGQPAVSLSRAALYDILLQELDEQGLTVQYGRRLTNIRQDPWGVTAVFADGTEAFGDILIGADGVHSVTRRILFPDGPVPAFTGSKNYGGFVPLAAVPEMTSDEINSLTFTFGNNGFFGYCAAGDGKAMWWSNLPSDTPFTKEELEDTTLEGVKAEMLARYQDYHTPIGSLIANTEKVLKVNVSDIASLPAWFKGRVLLIGDAAHAVSPNAGQGASMALEDAMYLAMLLRDAGVGAYTGVFRKFEAERKPRVEKIVAEGRRRGKSKAILSPWQAKIREWMMAIFIPLFAQRSFDWLYRYRLNWREKAWKVLKPELI, encoded by the coding sequence ATGATTCCATTCTCAACTTCTCATCACGTAATTATAGCCGGTGGCGGTATAGGCGGACTGACACTGGCACTTTTTCTGAAAAAAGCAGGCATTTCCTGCGACATCTTCGAAGCATACACTTATAAAGCATCTGCCGGTGGAGGCTTTAATATTGCGCCCAACGGGATGAATGTACTGGATAGCCTTGGGTTGGCTCAGCAGGTAATAGCAGCGGGAGCTGTTGCCAGTGAATTTCATATGCGGAATGGCCAGGGTAAAATGATTGCCCGTATGGCTAACGGGGCCGTAAAGAAATATGGCCAGCCGGCTGTCAGCCTCTCCCGGGCAGCACTATACGATATTCTTTTGCAGGAATTGGATGAACAGGGGCTGACCGTACAATACGGCCGCCGGTTGACTAACATCCGGCAGGATCCATGGGGAGTGACCGCTGTTTTTGCAGATGGCACCGAGGCATTCGGCGATATCCTTATAGGAGCTGATGGTGTACATTCGGTTACCCGTAGAATATTGTTCCCCGATGGGCCGGTACCGGCATTTACAGGCTCCAAAAACTATGGTGGGTTTGTACCACTGGCAGCAGTGCCGGAAATGACATCTGACGAAATCAACAGTTTAACTTTTACATTCGGCAACAATGGCTTCTTTGGTTATTGTGCGGCAGGAGATGGAAAGGCCATGTGGTGGTCGAACCTGCCATCCGATACACCTTTTACTAAGGAGGAGCTGGAAGATACCACATTAGAAGGCGTGAAGGCAGAAATGCTGGCCAGATACCAGGATTATCATACTCCGATAGGATCGCTGATTGCCAACACAGAAAAAGTACTGAAAGTAAATGTTTCAGACATCGCTTCCCTGCCGGCCTGGTTTAAGGGCAGAGTATTGCTGATAGGAGATGCTGCACATGCGGTAAGTCCGAATGCAGGTCAGGGCGCTTCCATGGCGCTGGAAGATGCGATGTATCTTGCCATGCTGCTGCGTGATGCCGGCGTAGGCGCTTATACGGGTGTGTTCCGGAAATTTGAGGCAGAACGTAAACCCCGGGTGGAAAAAATTGTGGCTGAAGGAAGGAGAAGAGGAAAATCCAAAGCCATTCTTTCCCCGTGGCAGGCGAAGATCCGGGAATGGATGATGGCGATATTCATACCACTGTTTGCACAACGCAGTTTCGACTGGTTATACCGCTACCGTTTAAACTGGCGGGAAAAAGCCTGGAAGGTGCTGAAGCCCGAGCTGATATAA